The following are encoded together in the Capsulimonas corticalis genome:
- a CDS encoding RICIN domain-containing protein: protein MPLGDSITAGYQSSTGNGYRGPLYNELASQGNTLDFVGSQRSGSMSDPDEEGIYGDRIDQIASLATGALATYKPNIITLHIGSNDLNGNYQVSTAPARLASLIDQIIAVDPDATVLVAQLICNANATTEANIVAYNNQIPAIVQARSNAGKHVYMVSMSSLTTADLYDGLHPNDAGYQKMADNWDAAIQHVIAAGWITPPLNAPIFSGNYGIVNAASNLALGVTSTASSAPVIQQPYTGAAGQIWSFVPTSNGYYQIKNVGSGLDANVSGASTANGASVIQWPFGSPQGCDQWIPLYHWDGTLSFYNLNSQLALDDPAASTASGTQFDQYFPNGTPAQKFIVVPLGTIANGTYHLTPACATGSHLDVAAAGTTDGTNVDIYASNTSNAQKWTFTANAAGNGYRISPLSSPGLSLDVAGAGVANGTNVDIWTSNTTSAQKWGLTAVSGGYTLTPLCATGTRLDVAAGASTNFTNVDIYQANGTNAQTWAIAP, encoded by the coding sequence ATGCCGCTGGGGGATTCAATCACCGCTGGTTACCAGAGCTCCACCGGCAACGGTTATCGAGGACCGCTCTATAATGAGCTGGCCAGCCAGGGCAATACCCTGGATTTCGTCGGATCCCAGCGCAGCGGATCGATGTCCGATCCCGATGAGGAGGGAATCTATGGCGACCGAATCGATCAGATTGCCAGCTTGGCGACAGGCGCTTTGGCTACCTACAAACCGAATATCATCACGCTGCACATTGGCTCGAACGATTTGAACGGAAACTATCAGGTGTCTACCGCGCCGGCCCGGCTGGCGTCCCTGATCGACCAGATCATCGCCGTCGACCCAGACGCCACCGTGCTGGTGGCTCAGTTGATTTGCAACGCAAACGCAACGACCGAAGCCAATATTGTGGCCTATAACAATCAGATTCCGGCAATTGTGCAGGCGCGATCGAACGCGGGCAAGCATGTCTATATGGTCAGCATGAGCTCGCTCACAACGGCCGACCTGTACGATGGCCTGCATCCCAACGACGCAGGATATCAGAAAATGGCGGACAATTGGGACGCTGCAATTCAGCATGTCATCGCTGCCGGCTGGATCACGCCGCCATTAAACGCTCCAATCTTTTCCGGCAATTACGGGATTGTGAACGCCGCCAGCAACCTGGCCTTGGGAGTGACCTCCACCGCCAGTTCCGCTCCGGTGATTCAGCAGCCTTACACTGGAGCCGCCGGTCAAATTTGGTCGTTCGTCCCAACCAGCAATGGCTACTACCAGATTAAGAACGTCGGCAGCGGCCTGGATGCGAATGTGAGCGGCGCTTCGACGGCAAACGGAGCATCGGTCATCCAGTGGCCGTTCGGGTCGCCGCAGGGGTGCGACCAGTGGATACCGTTATACCATTGGGATGGAACGCTCTCCTTTTACAATTTGAACAGCCAACTGGCTCTGGACGATCCGGCCGCCAGCACGGCGTCCGGGACACAATTCGATCAGTACTTCCCGAACGGCACGCCCGCACAGAAGTTTATCGTGGTTCCTTTGGGGACGATCGCGAACGGGACTTATCATCTCACTCCGGCCTGCGCCACGGGCAGCCACCTCGACGTGGCGGCGGCGGGGACGACCGATGGAACCAATGTCGATATCTACGCCTCGAACACCAGCAACGCTCAAAAGTGGACGTTTACCGCGAACGCCGCCGGCAACGGCTATCGAATTAGCCCGCTTTCTTCCCCAGGCCTTTCACTTGACGTCGCGGGCGCCGGGGTGGCGAATGGAACGAATGTTGATATCTGGACCTCGAATACGACGAGCGCGCAAAAGTGGGGCCTGACCGCTGTCTCCGGCGGCTATACGCTCACGCCGTTGTGCGCGACGGGAACGCGCTTGGATGTGGCGGCGGGAGCTTCCACAAACTTCACGAACGTCGATATCTATCAGGCGAACGGCACGAATGCGCAGACCTGGGCCATTGCGCCGTAA
- a CDS encoding peptidylprolyl isomerase — protein MKRVWNGAAVVSMFLLTTAGAFAEADAPMKPKDVIATVNGRSICVSDAQAMLLQDPSLVTPVLDRLIDDSLIDQEAKRRYMTATTDEIEGRKEQLASLNGLSDLHGILRRHHETMADLERDIRVWIETVKLLTTDAKPTKMAQIRHILIRVTPSGNNAAKPNTSHTEAEALALGQSILTKIKNGEKFEDLAKKYSEDRTTRESGGDLGVVYEGGSFEPEIAAAALALTKPGEVAADPVKSADGYHCIQLIGDGERHAKSQNALYANTMVVIRARHLTDDQTQALVKGLRNQAKIVNHYTGK, from the coding sequence ATGAAGCGAGTATGGAATGGCGCCGCTGTCGTCAGCATGTTTTTACTGACGACGGCCGGCGCGTTCGCCGAAGCAGACGCACCGATGAAACCGAAAGATGTGATCGCGACGGTGAATGGCCGCTCGATCTGCGTTTCGGATGCGCAGGCGATGCTGCTTCAGGATCCATCCTTGGTTACTCCCGTTCTTGATCGTCTCATTGACGACTCCCTGATCGATCAGGAAGCCAAGCGGAGGTATATGACGGCGACGACTGACGAGATCGAGGGGCGCAAAGAACAGCTGGCTTCCCTCAATGGTCTGTCCGACCTCCATGGGATCTTGCGTAGGCATCATGAAACCATGGCGGATTTAGAGCGCGATATCCGAGTGTGGATCGAAACGGTGAAGCTGCTCACCACCGATGCGAAACCGACAAAGATGGCGCAAATCCGTCATATTCTCATTCGCGTTACGCCCAGCGGTAATAATGCTGCAAAGCCCAATACATCCCATACCGAGGCTGAGGCGCTTGCGCTCGGTCAAAGCATCTTGACCAAAATTAAAAACGGTGAGAAGTTCGAAGACCTTGCGAAGAAATACTCAGAGGACCGGACGACCCGAGAGAGCGGCGGCGACTTAGGGGTGGTTTACGAAGGCGGCTCATTCGAGCCGGAGATCGCGGCGGCGGCGCTGGCGCTGACAAAGCCCGGCGAAGTCGCCGCCGATCCTGTTAAGTCCGCAGACGGCTATCACTGTATTCAGCTGATCGGCGACGGGGAACGCCACGCAAAATCGCAGAACGCGCTTTACGCGAACACCATGGTTGTGATTCGGGCTCGACATCTGACAGACGATCAGACCCAGGCGCTTGTGAAGGGCCTCCGTAATCAAGCGAAGATCGTGAACCACTATACCGGCAAATGA
- a CDS encoding DNRLRE domain-containing protein yields the protein MIRASLQGMAPWALTAAVLFLAPSARAQVAAPTIAFANSANQQTFGKSYSDSVYNLTVINTVNSPTVFRAGSDYAEWTRDSSLNCWNAGSLIDPVTAKNTLTRLIVPNSTYGNVIDQGNNQWWDMIIWSTAAWNHYLVTGDTAFLSSAYSATIDTLNMMRAQHYNTSYGLFKGPSFFNDGIAGYTTPYNTNTGSTFVLDHDGTSELMCLSTNCLYYNAYRVAALMAAELKLPTSTMSDLNAKADDLKSKINSNFWISGSNRYGYYISGTGSKAGVLEDYQEGSGLGWALLFGIADNARASLIVNNIHNQPKGLPSIWPHFVWFSDAQPGRHNCIIWPQVNGIFAKGAVKRNSFNAFATQLESLNNLFVNSAGNIREVYNSISGDPDGGWQNGGHWGIPSNQTWSATAYLSMIYDGVFGMNFETNGIRFSPYLKSAWGNVSLSNLKYRNMNLKINLTGSGGMVSSFKLDGVSQLPFIPATLSGAHTIDIVMSETINSGVSVFQEGLNGYAGTTDAHLMETLSGNNSGGNDQIEVGRYSGADSDDKSGLIKFNVSSIPSNATVTSAVLEVCLTGVRNGSANKTVNIHEVTGAWAEGNGLGIDGQAVPGVSWVSKPTFDGASLGSQTIGSTSGSWYSFNIKDLANAWVNGSKANNGVMIQEDTPSASAGTKDFASSESANVSQRPRLTINYTIPLTGRTVTIQSQSNGQYVSADGAGANPLIANRATPFIGAGSWEEFNVVDLGNGYVALQSLANNLYVTDNGGSSPLIASRTAPFIGAGSWEGFQIVNEGGGAYALQAQANSKYVSTDNSAGGPLNADRVSPSLAAGSWDLFNIVAH from the coding sequence ATGATCCGAGCTTCTCTTCAAGGCATGGCGCCTTGGGCGCTAACCGCCGCTGTTCTTTTTCTTGCGCCGTCAGCGCGCGCCCAGGTCGCGGCGCCGACAATTGCTTTTGCGAACTCCGCAAATCAGCAAACATTTGGAAAATCCTATAGCGATTCTGTTTACAATCTCACGGTAATCAACACGGTCAATAGCCCTACAGTTTTCCGCGCCGGCAGTGATTATGCGGAATGGACCAGAGACTCCTCGCTTAATTGCTGGAACGCCGGCAGTCTGATCGATCCGGTCACCGCCAAAAATACTCTGACAAGGCTGATCGTTCCGAACAGCACATACGGCAATGTCATTGACCAGGGGAACAACCAGTGGTGGGACATGATTATCTGGAGCACGGCGGCATGGAACCATTATCTCGTCACGGGCGACACCGCGTTTTTATCCAGCGCTTACAGCGCGACGATCGATACGCTGAATATGATGAGGGCTCAGCACTACAATACTTCCTATGGGCTTTTTAAAGGCCCGTCGTTTTTCAATGACGGGATCGCCGGATACACGACGCCCTATAATACGAACACAGGATCCACGTTCGTATTGGATCATGACGGAACATCGGAGCTCATGTGCTTGAGCACGAATTGCCTGTATTACAACGCTTACCGCGTCGCCGCTCTGATGGCCGCCGAACTGAAACTGCCGACATCGACCATGAGCGATCTGAACGCCAAGGCGGATGACTTAAAGAGCAAAATCAACAGCAATTTCTGGATCAGCGGCTCGAATCGCTATGGATATTATATCAGCGGAACGGGGTCGAAGGCAGGCGTGCTGGAGGATTATCAAGAGGGAAGCGGTCTGGGGTGGGCGCTGCTGTTCGGGATTGCGGACAACGCGCGCGCCAGTCTCATCGTCAACAACATTCACAATCAGCCCAAGGGCCTGCCGTCCATCTGGCCCCATTTTGTCTGGTTCAGCGACGCTCAGCCCGGCCGGCATAACTGTATCATTTGGCCGCAAGTCAATGGAATATTCGCCAAAGGCGCGGTCAAGCGAAACTCGTTCAATGCTTTTGCGACCCAATTAGAAAGCCTGAACAATCTTTTCGTCAATTCCGCGGGAAATATCCGAGAAGTCTACAACTCCATCTCGGGAGATCCGGATGGAGGCTGGCAAAATGGGGGGCACTGGGGCATTCCCAGCAATCAGACTTGGTCCGCGACCGCTTATCTGAGCATGATCTACGACGGTGTTTTCGGGATGAACTTCGAGACAAACGGCATTCGCTTTTCTCCCTACTTGAAGAGCGCATGGGGAAATGTCTCGCTGTCCAATCTAAAGTATCGTAACATGAATCTCAAGATCAATCTGACGGGATCGGGTGGCATGGTGAGCTCTTTCAAGCTGGACGGCGTCTCCCAGCTGCCATTTATTCCCGCAACGCTGTCAGGCGCCCATACGATTGATATCGTGATGAGCGAAACCATCAACAGCGGCGTGTCTGTCTTTCAAGAAGGCCTGAATGGCTATGCTGGAACGACGGACGCTCATCTTATGGAAACCTTGAGCGGAAATAATTCCGGCGGCAACGATCAAATTGAAGTCGGCCGATATTCCGGCGCGGACAGCGATGATAAGAGCGGGTTGATCAAGTTTAATGTCTCAAGCATTCCCTCAAATGCGACGGTGACAAGCGCGGTGCTGGAGGTATGCCTTACCGGAGTGCGAAATGGGTCCGCGAATAAGACCGTGAATATCCATGAAGTGACGGGCGCCTGGGCGGAGGGAAATGGACTTGGAATTGATGGGCAAGCCGTTCCCGGCGTTTCATGGGTCTCCAAGCCGACGTTTGACGGGGCTTCTCTTGGCTCTCAAACGATCGGGAGCACATCCGGCAGCTGGTACAGTTTTAACATCAAGGATCTGGCGAACGCCTGGGTCAACGGCTCCAAAGCCAACAATGGAGTTATGATCCAGGAGGATACGCCGAGCGCCAGCGCAGGAACAAAGGATTTTGCGTCTTCTGAATCTGCGAATGTCTCACAGCGTCCACGGTTAACCATCAACTACACGATCCCGCTCACCGGACGGACGGTCACCATACAGTCGCAGTCCAACGGACAGTATGTGAGCGCCGATGGCGCTGGGGCTAATCCGCTGATCGCCAATCGTGCGACCCCATTTATCGGCGCCGGAAGCTGGGAGGAGTTCAATGTGGTGGACCTTGGAAACGGGTACGTCGCGTTGCAATCACTCGCCAACAATCTTTATGTGACGGATAATGGCGGATCAAGCCCTTTGATCGCAAGCCGAACGGCTCCATTCATCGGTGCTGGAAGCTGGGAAGGCTTCCAAATTGTAAATGAAGGCGGCGGCGCTTATGCGCTGCAGGCGCAAGCGAACAGTAAATACGTGAGTACGGACAACAGCGCCGGCGGGCCGCTCAATGCGGATCGCGTCAGTCCATCTTTAGCCGCTGGAAGCTGGGATCTCTTCAACATCGTAGCCCATTAA
- a CDS encoding glycoside hydrolase family 2 protein: protein MKRLHSATIILLLLAGSAHAQADWKPAHSRIETRWAKDVSPTNALPDYPRPQLARDRWQNLNGVWEYQAGNEGDAVPTGRTLSSKILVPYPVESALSGVMEHHDRLWYRRAFTVPSDWRGKQVILNFGAVDFESEVYINGKSVGVHRGGYLPFSYNITPFLTKTGPQELIVRVFNAVDNAGEPRGKQTLRPGAIMYTASTGIWQTVWLEPVSRASVQDLKIVPDIDARRVNVTVNTAGDLDPNTKAVVTVLAGGVTIKTAIGRPGAPLSIPIDHPKLWSPSRPFLYDLKVKLVQGNTTTDQISSYFGMRKISIGVDRGVKKMFLNNKFVFEIGPLDQGFWPDGIYTAPTDAALKGDIAAMKNFGFNMVRKHIKIEPARWYYWTDKLGLLVWQDMPSANSYSGDRIPVDKPEFEAELRDMVKTHWNSPSIIMWDLFNEGQGQFDTPRLTDMVKTLDPSRLVNQASGGGYFGVGDVMDVHGYPPPVCPAPSATQALACGEYGGIGLFVSGHSWNSSGSGYANVQSSEELEELYGKFSGMIQKFRDTQGMSAAVFTQITDVEGEVNGLMTYDRTLKCDPAAIAKANRFEYVLPAYREIMPTSEEDDRAWKYTTVAPASNWIQPSFDDTEWQQGSGAYDNESTLGADDAPQDRAGDIWLRRKFNPGALSAQQVRQLVFRDYHDLGIDIYINGVPAFSASDLVNSYQYHPIGPAAQQSLRPNAENEIAVHCHQKFGGQHVDVGLFERIPDVKASRSVQAMSLTVGKPTISSSESANNEAKYATDRAPETRWESQWSDPQWLAVDLGKEATIDHAFLSWETARASDYEIQVSDDAKTWRPAAFVHKALGNYDAIRFQPIQARWVRIYGTKRATGFGYSLYSFDVYGK, encoded by the coding sequence ATGAAACGTTTGCATTCCGCCACGATCATCCTGCTTTTGCTGGCGGGGAGCGCTCACGCCCAGGCCGACTGGAAGCCCGCGCATAGCCGCATTGAAACCCGATGGGCTAAGGATGTTTCTCCAACGAACGCTCTCCCAGACTACCCGCGTCCGCAGCTGGCGCGCGATCGGTGGCAAAATCTCAATGGCGTATGGGAGTATCAAGCTGGAAACGAGGGGGACGCGGTTCCTACTGGCCGGACGTTATCAAGCAAAATCTTGGTTCCGTATCCCGTGGAGTCCGCCCTGTCCGGGGTGATGGAGCACCATGACCGATTATGGTATCGCCGCGCATTTACCGTTCCGTCAGACTGGCGCGGCAAGCAGGTAATACTGAACTTTGGCGCGGTGGACTTTGAATCGGAGGTTTATATCAACGGCAAAAGCGTCGGCGTCCATCGCGGCGGCTACCTGCCTTTTTCTTATAACATTACTCCATTCCTCACGAAGACCGGCCCTCAGGAACTGATCGTTCGTGTCTTCAATGCGGTGGATAACGCCGGCGAGCCGCGGGGCAAGCAAACCCTGCGGCCTGGCGCCATCATGTACACGGCGAGCACCGGCATCTGGCAAACGGTGTGGCTGGAACCGGTCTCTCGCGCATCGGTTCAGGATCTCAAAATCGTTCCCGACATCGACGCACGCCGGGTGAACGTCACTGTCAACACAGCCGGCGATCTGGATCCAAATACGAAAGCGGTCGTTACGGTGCTCGCAGGCGGCGTGACGATCAAGACGGCTATTGGCAGGCCAGGCGCCCCACTGTCTATCCCGATCGACCATCCCAAGCTCTGGTCCCCGTCCCGTCCTTTTCTGTACGATCTCAAGGTCAAGCTCGTTCAGGGCAATACGACGACAGATCAAATCAGCAGCTACTTCGGCATGCGGAAAATCTCAATCGGCGTCGATCGCGGCGTCAAAAAGATGTTCTTGAACAACAAGTTCGTCTTTGAAATAGGCCCGCTGGATCAGGGCTTCTGGCCGGACGGGATTTACACCGCTCCCACCGACGCCGCGCTCAAAGGGGACATTGCGGCCATGAAGAACTTTGGCTTCAACATGGTACGCAAGCATATTAAGATCGAACCGGCGCGCTGGTACTACTGGACCGATAAACTCGGCTTGCTTGTGTGGCAGGATATGCCCTCCGCCAATTCTTATTCCGGCGACCGTATTCCAGTTGATAAACCGGAGTTCGAGGCAGAGCTGCGCGATATGGTTAAGACGCATTGGAATTCGCCTTCCATTATCATGTGGGACCTTTTCAATGAGGGACAAGGGCAGTTCGATACTCCGCGCCTGACGGACATGGTGAAGACGCTCGACCCGTCGCGTCTGGTCAATCAGGCGAGCGGCGGCGGCTACTTCGGCGTGGGCGACGTGATGGATGTTCACGGATACCCGCCTCCGGTATGCCCGGCGCCCAGCGCGACGCAGGCGCTGGCGTGCGGCGAATACGGCGGCATTGGGCTGTTTGTCTCCGGCCATAGTTGGAATTCGTCTGGAAGCGGCTACGCCAACGTGCAGAGCAGTGAGGAGCTGGAAGAACTGTACGGCAAATTCAGCGGCATGATTCAGAAGTTTAGGGATACGCAGGGAATGAGCGCGGCGGTTTTTACCCAGATCACCGATGTCGAGGGGGAGGTGAACGGTCTGATGACCTACGATCGCACCCTCAAATGTGACCCCGCCGCAATCGCCAAAGCCAACCGTTTTGAGTACGTGCTTCCGGCCTATCGGGAGATCATGCCGACGTCTGAGGAAGACGATCGGGCCTGGAAATACACAACCGTCGCTCCGGCGTCGAACTGGATCCAACCCTCATTTGACGATACAGAATGGCAGCAAGGTTCAGGCGCTTACGACAATGAGTCGACTCTTGGCGCTGACGACGCACCCCAGGACAGGGCCGGCGACATCTGGCTGCGCCGAAAATTTAACCCCGGAGCTTTGAGCGCGCAGCAGGTCAGACAGCTTGTCTTCCGCGATTATCACGATCTGGGTATCGATATTTACATCAATGGGGTCCCCGCCTTTTCCGCGTCTGATTTGGTCAATTCCTACCAATATCATCCAATAGGGCCGGCAGCCCAGCAGAGTTTGCGTCCCAATGCGGAGAATGAAATTGCCGTCCACTGCCATCAGAAGTTTGGCGGCCAGCATGTGGACGTAGGGCTCTTTGAACGGATTCCCGACGTGAAAGCGTCGCGCTCTGTCCAGGCGATGTCCCTTACTGTCGGGAAACCCACAATCAGTTCCTCCGAAAGCGCGAACAATGAGGCAAAGTACGCCACAGACCGCGCCCCGGAGACGCGATGGGAATCGCAGTGGTCTGATCCGCAGTGGCTGGCTGTGGATCTGGGCAAGGAGGCCACAATCGACCACGCATTTCTGTCCTGGGAAACCGCGCGCGCGAGCGACTATGAGATTCAGGTCAGCGACGACGCAAAGACGTGGAGGCCCGCAGCTTTCGTGCACAAAGCGCTGGGAAACTATGATGCGATCCGCTTCCAGCCCATCCAGGCGCGCTGGGTCAGGATCTACGGGACCAAGCGGGCGACAGGGTTCGGCTATTCTCTGTATTCATTTGATGTGTATGGTAAATAG